From Halotia branconii CENA392, the proteins below share one genomic window:
- a CDS encoding bestrophin family protein, which produces MTVEKKRWFQIAFQLKGSVISAIYKRVIVCGLFGVLVSILYYFNLSVSQPILGSVIPSIVLGLLLVFRTNTAYERFWEGRKCWGAIVNTVRNLARQIWVSIDEISAEDREGKIATLHLLVAFAVATKLHLRGELVTDELEGLIPNSKYRKLKNMNNPPLEVAFWIGDYLQRQYNHNCLNSYQLTAMQELLNNLVDNLGACERILKTPIPLAYAIHLKQLLLLYCCLLPFQVVESLGWWTGLIVALISFTLFGIEAIGLEIENPFGYDANDLPLDAICNTMKRNIDDLISLSPSVELYN; this is translated from the coding sequence ATGACAGTCGAGAAAAAAAGATGGTTCCAAATAGCTTTTCAGCTAAAAGGATCAGTAATTTCAGCGATTTATAAACGCGTTATTGTCTGTGGTTTGTTTGGTGTTTTAGTTTCTATACTTTATTACTTTAATTTATCTGTATCCCAACCAATTTTAGGAAGTGTTATTCCTAGTATTGTTTTAGGTCTATTACTAGTTTTTCGTACCAATACAGCTTACGAACGCTTTTGGGAAGGCAGAAAATGCTGGGGCGCGATAGTAAATACTGTACGAAATTTGGCAAGACAAATTTGGGTATCTATTGATGAAATATCCGCAGAAGACAGAGAAGGCAAAATAGCTACATTGCATTTATTAGTAGCCTTTGCTGTAGCGACTAAATTACATTTGCGCGGAGAGTTGGTAACAGATGAGTTAGAAGGACTAATTCCTAACTCTAAATATAGAAAACTCAAGAATATGAATAATCCACCCCTAGAAGTGGCTTTCTGGATTGGAGATTATTTACAAAGACAGTATAATCACAATTGCTTAAATAGCTACCAATTAACAGCTATGCAAGAACTATTAAATAATTTGGTAGATAACTTAGGAGCATGTGAACGAATTTTAAAAACACCAATACCCTTAGCTTACGCTATTCATCTCAAGCAGTTACTATTGTTATATTGTTGCCTATTACCTTTTCAAGTTGTAGAAAGTCTTGGGTGGTGGACAGGATTAATTGTGGCATTAATTAGTTTTACTTTATTTGGTATTGAAGCTATCGGTTTAGAGATAGAAAACCCTTTTGGTTATGATGCTAATGACTTACCACTAGATGCAATTTGCAACACGATGAAACGCAATATTGATGATTTAATTAGTCTAAGTCCTAGTGTTGAATTATATAATTGA
- a CDS encoding STAS/SEC14 domain-containing protein has protein sequence MSTVKIEVQMSPQDLLKAVEQLSQADLEKFVSQVISLQAQRKAFNLPQLEAELLLKINQSIPSDTQNYYDELIAKREDETLNSKEYEELLNLTEYIEKMQAQRIEYLAELARLRGISLTALIDNLGIQTQLYV, from the coding sequence ATGTCAACAGTAAAAATTGAAGTACAAATGTCTCCACAAGACTTACTAAAGGCTGTTGAACAATTAAGTCAGGCTGATTTAGAAAAATTTGTATCTCAAGTCATTTCACTACAAGCGCAACGAAAGGCTTTTAATTTACCTCAACTCGAAGCAGAATTGTTACTGAAAATCAATCAGAGTATTCCCTCAGATACTCAAAATTATTACGACGAGTTAATTGCTAAAAGGGAAGATGAAACCCTCAACTCTAAGGAGTATGAAGAGCTATTAAATTTAACTGAATATATTGAAAAAATGCAAGCACAACGCATAGAGTATTTAGCAGAGTTAGCTCGTTTACGTGGAATTTCGCTTACGGCGTTAATAGATAATTTAGGTATTCAGACGCAACTTTATGTCTGA
- a CDS encoding serine hydrolase domain-containing protein, which translates to MQQSVEQRIESIINNLLPATALEEKFGSPKNLYERLAHYHTPSISIAVINNFEIEWARGFGVCEARTNRQITPNTLFQAASISKPVFALAVMRLVQEGRLNLDEDVNNYLTSWRVPAIADWQPRITLRQLLSHTAGLTVHGFSGYLNSDPLPNTVQVLNGEPPANSDRVEVNIIPGLHYRYSGGGTTIAQQVLVDLLGKPFPEIMRELVLDPLGMTNSTYQQPLLNDCLTRAATAHLFSGIPLEGKHHVYPEMAAAGLWTTPSDLAKVAVEIMRVLHGLSPAVWSKETIEEMLRPQQPEQIQGANKEFVGLGNGLFVGLGLFAGGGDGDGFYFFHSGKNEGFVALMRVYTHIGKGAVVMLNSNQVELIPEVMQAIALEYNWPDMFIKQKTIIPLLQTDSYCGFYSTKAGLQFKVMSQDGNLFLQCGQQPPLQFFPTSELEFFAKAVNTNISFEKDDMGNIIAMTLSQAGVMSLRQQANQYIRAERQKQDN; encoded by the coding sequence ATGCAGCAATCTGTTGAGCAACGCATTGAGAGTATTATCAATAATCTTTTACCAGCGACAGCACTAGAAGAAAAATTCGGTTCACCAAAAAACTTGTATGAGCGATTGGCGCACTACCACACACCAAGCATCAGTATTGCCGTCATTAATAATTTTGAAATCGAATGGGCGCGTGGATTTGGGGTGTGTGAGGCCAGAACAAATCGTCAAATTACACCAAACACATTATTTCAAGCAGCCTCAATCAGCAAACCTGTTTTTGCTTTAGCAGTTATGCGGCTTGTGCAGGAGGGGCGGCTTAATCTTGATGAGGATGTTAATAATTATCTCACCTCATGGCGTGTGCCTGCGATCGCAGATTGGCAACCCCGAATAACTCTGCGCCAGTTGTTGAGTCATACTGCTGGCTTAACTGTACATGGCTTTAGTGGCTATCTAAATTCAGACCCATTACCAAATACGGTTCAAGTTCTCAACGGCGAACCTCCAGCTAATAGCGATAGAGTAGAGGTCAATATTATTCCTGGTTTACATTATCGCTATTCGGGTGGCGGCACGACAATTGCCCAACAGGTATTGGTTGATTTGCTTGGCAAACCTTTTCCAGAAATTATGCGCGAATTAGTGCTTGACCCCTTAGGTATGACAAATAGCACTTACCAACAGCCATTGTTGAATGATTGCTTAACAAGGGCAGCAACTGCTCATCTTTTTTCTGGCATCCCACTCGAAGGCAAACATCACGTTTATCCTGAGATGGCAGCAGCAGGTTTGTGGACAACCCCATCAGATTTAGCCAAAGTCGCAGTTGAAATTATGCGAGTATTACATGGTTTATCTCCTGCTGTGTGGAGTAAAGAGACTATTGAAGAAATGTTGCGTCCTCAACAGCCAGAGCAGATACAAGGAGCTAACAAGGAGTTTGTAGGATTAGGGAATGGACTATTTGTAGGATTGGGATTATTCGCAGGTGGTGGAGATGGCGACGGTTTCTACTTTTTTCATAGTGGTAAAAATGAAGGATTTGTAGCATTAATGCGTGTTTACACGCATATTGGCAAAGGTGCTGTAGTCATGCTCAACTCGAATCAAGTTGAACTGATACCAGAAGTAATGCAAGCGATCGCACTTGAGTATAATTGGCCTGATATGTTTATTAAACAAAAAACAATTATTCCCTTGTTACAAACTGACAGCTACTGTGGGTTTTACTCAACCAAAGCAGGATTACAGTTTAAAGTAATGAGTCAAGATGGGAATTTGTTCCTACAATGTGGGCAGCAGCCACCGTTACAGTTCTTTCCCACATCAGAGCTAGAGTTTTTCGCTAAAGCTGTGAATACGAATATTTCCTTTGAAAAAGATGATATGGGCAACATCATTGCAATGACGTTGAGCCAAGCAGGTGTGATGAGTTTAAGACAACAAGCCAATCAATATATTAGAGCAGAGAGACAAAAACAGGATAATTAA
- a CDS encoding IS701 family transposase, whose translation MVEPRRSAPTVKFVDEYCHLYQNLFPEVRSFEAFKYLHMGCVSDIKRKTLPEIAKIVGLDNHQALHHFLTESPWDVQELRRQRLELILYILQGRPIILIIDETGDKKKGNTTDYVKRQYIGNLGKTDNGIVAVTAYAVLSGMTFPLIFEVYKPRERLQPGEKYLTKPEIAGIMIRKLRSMGFRFNLVLADSLYGESSKSFLSVLNELNLNFIVAIRSNHRAWGITDSKVKYSDWQRFKRVFSDLSSENRYIREIICGKKSEVRYWQITTDIEVLPKNTTWYVMSKYPEITPRDVGNFYGLRTWVEYGLKQSKNELGWADFRLTHYSQIEKWWEIVFSAYLLVSLHSEQLLKLPPQSESRFSSHPGWNQGNGWNSILNNLRLILQPFTLFNLIKPWLAVFTVPKLSEGFFQLQMIVNNLTCSIFQNFNISYFYFSSA comes from the coding sequence ATGGTTGAGCCTCGCCGAAGCGCACCCACAGTAAAATTTGTGGACGAATACTGCCATTTGTATCAAAACCTCTTTCCAGAAGTTAGAAGCTTTGAAGCTTTTAAGTACCTACACATGGGATGTGTTTCTGATATAAAACGTAAAACTTTACCGGAAATAGCGAAAATTGTAGGGCTAGATAATCATCAAGCATTACACCATTTTTTAACAGAATCACCCTGGGATGTACAAGAATTAAGGAGGCAAAGGTTAGAATTAATATTATATATACTTCAAGGTCGCCCAATCATACTAATAATTGATGAGACAGGGGATAAGAAAAAAGGAAATACGACTGATTATGTGAAACGACAGTACATTGGAAATTTAGGTAAAACAGATAACGGTATTGTGGCGGTTACAGCATATGCAGTCTTATCTGGAATGACGTTTCCTCTAATATTTGAAGTATATAAACCGAGGGAAAGACTACAACCAGGAGAGAAATATTTAACCAAACCCGAAATCGCCGGGATAATGATAAGAAAATTGCGGTCGATGGGGTTTAGATTCAATCTGGTGCTGGCGGATAGTTTATATGGTGAAAGTAGTAAAAGTTTTTTAAGCGTACTAAATGAATTAAATCTTAATTTTATTGTAGCGATTCGCTCAAACCATAGAGCATGGGGAATTACAGACTCAAAAGTAAAATACTCAGATTGGCAAAGATTCAAGCGTGTTTTCTCGGATTTAAGTTCAGAGAATAGATATATTAGAGAGATAATATGTGGCAAAAAATCGGAAGTAAGGTATTGGCAAATAACAACGGATATTGAAGTTCTTCCAAAAAACACGACTTGGTATGTCATGAGTAAATATCCAGAGATTACTCCAAGAGATGTGGGCAATTTTTATGGTTTAAGAACTTGGGTAGAATATGGTTTAAAACAAAGTAAAAATGAATTAGGATGGGCAGATTTTCGCCTAACTCATTATTCACAAATAGAGAAGTGGTGGGAAATTGTTTTTAGTGCCTATCTGTTGGTTAGTCTTCATTCCGAACAACTGCTAAAATTACCACCACAATCTGAATCTAGATTTTCATCACATCCTGGGTGGAATCAAGGCAATGGTTGGAATAGTATTCTGAATAACCTCCGTTTGATACTTCAGCCATTTACATTATTTAACTTAATTAAACCTTGGTTAGCGGTCTTTACAGTCCCTAAGCTATCTGAGGGATTTTTTCAACTTCAAATGATTGTTAATAATCTGACTTGCTCAATTTTTCAAAACTTCAATATCTCTTATTTCTATTTTTCCTCTGCCTAG
- a CDS encoding NAD(P)/FAD-dependent oxidoreductase, translating to MIDVAVVGAGMAGLVCAQQLSQAGYSVIVVEKSRGLGGRVATRRLYGTYADHGACYLNPKGELLGRLVELLSDRHLLEVWTDQVYELSADGVLHKPENLIPRYVAPGGMSAIAKFLAQDLEILLNQRVINIYPTLDNSWCLTLESSNEKLIAQAVVFAIPAPQALTLLEPLGASLLSKEFIEHLISVEFDPCITAIAGYQTPEQSLPQWKAINFIDHTVLGWVGLDSSKRPTPQQPIFVVQSSAHFAQLHLESPDLQPVGQEMLQCAAQTLTLPWLAQPDWMQVHRWRYAFPQNPFKAAVLSANTSLPLVCCGDWCGGNLIEGAMLSGMAASVAINNQLHQLTLPNMNFFTILN from the coding sequence ATGATCGATGTTGCAGTAGTTGGTGCTGGTATGGCAGGTTTAGTCTGCGCCCAGCAGTTAAGTCAAGCGGGATATTCGGTAATCGTTGTGGAAAAGTCTCGTGGTTTAGGGGGAAGAGTGGCTACACGCCGCTTGTATGGAACTTATGCAGATCATGGAGCATGTTACCTCAATCCAAAAGGTGAGTTGTTAGGACGTTTAGTTGAGTTATTGAGCGATCGCCATCTCTTGGAAGTCTGGACAGATCAGGTTTACGAACTTTCAGCAGATGGTGTGTTACATAAACCAGAAAACCTAATTCCTCGCTATGTTGCGCCTGGGGGAATGAGTGCGATCGCTAAATTTCTTGCTCAAGATTTAGAAATTCTGCTGAATCAACGTGTCATCAATATTTACCCAACTCTCGACAATAGTTGGTGTTTGACTCTAGAATCCAGCAACGAAAAATTAATTGCTCAAGCTGTAGTATTTGCCATTCCTGCACCTCAAGCTTTGACGCTTTTGGAACCTTTGGGTGCAAGTTTATTAAGCAAAGAATTTATAGAACACCTGATTTCTGTAGAATTTGACCCTTGTATAACTGCGATCGCAGGATATCAAACTCCAGAACAATCACTTCCACAATGGAAAGCAATCAATTTTATTGATCACACTGTTTTGGGATGGGTTGGTTTAGATAGCAGCAAGCGTCCTACCCCCCAGCAACCAATATTTGTAGTGCAAAGCAGCGCTCATTTTGCTCAACTTCATTTAGAATCTCCAGATTTACAACCTGTAGGACAAGAAATGTTACAGTGTGCAGCCCAAACTCTAACGCTTCCTTGGCTAGCTCAGCCTGATTGGATGCAAGTACATCGCTGGCGTTATGCCTTTCCTCAAAATCCTTTCAAAGCAGCTGTTTTATCAGCGAATACTTCCTTACCTTTAGTGTGTTGTGGTGATTGGTGCGGTGGCAATCTCATAGAAGGTGCGATGCTTTCAGGAATGGCTGCATCGGTGGCAATTAACAATCAATTACATCAGCTAACTTTACCTAATATGAATTTTTTCACAATTTTAAACTAA
- a CDS encoding O-antigen ligase family protein: MLGASLKLAFYHPNPDLQAPWDYAQIGLLIFPLSPLLGAVGIGFAILITWLRQNRIIIHRPLNWGFASLSVLLIISCGFAGDKTAAFLGLFNFLPFFLLFVGLSALIQTTAQLRQIAWILVIGSVPLTIMGFGQLFFGWAWKFQFLWIVFDWAIAPGGDPPGRMASIFMHANTFAAYLAIVFTLGLGLWLEEWRLGIGYRFRRINNRLVAVPQPSLPLLFLSVAVVANFAALILTDSRNGWVIAIVACLAYAFYQGWRILVGGVLGVATSALLAAFAPLAIANIFRQFVPAFFWARLNDQMYPDRPVVLMRKTQWEFAWSLTQQHPWTGWGLRNFTTLYKAQTQIDLGHPHNLFLMLSAETGLPSTILFFGLLGWIFFAGMQLLGKSNGIAKKDKLIFFSYLLVSVEWLLFNTVDVTLFDFRLNTLSWLLLSAICGVAFYYNQPNKLVDAKK, encoded by the coding sequence ATGTTGGGAGCCAGCTTGAAGTTAGCTTTTTACCATCCTAATCCTGATTTACAAGCCCCTTGGGATTATGCCCAAATTGGACTGTTGATTTTTCCCTTAAGTCCGTTGTTGGGGGCTGTTGGTATCGGTTTTGCCATATTAATAACTTGGCTGCGTCAAAACCGCATAATCATCCACCGCCCCCTCAATTGGGGATTTGCTTCTTTAAGCGTCTTACTCATAATTAGCTGTGGGTTTGCTGGTGATAAAACAGCGGCTTTCCTTGGTTTATTTAATTTTTTACCGTTTTTTCTACTTTTTGTAGGACTCAGTGCCTTAATTCAGACAACTGCCCAATTACGACAAATAGCTTGGATTTTGGTCATAGGTTCTGTGCCATTAACCATTATGGGTTTCGGGCAGTTGTTTTTCGGATGGGCTTGGAAATTTCAATTTTTGTGGATTGTATTTGATTGGGCGATCGCACCTGGAGGAGATCCACCGGGACGCATGGCTAGTATTTTTATGCACGCGAATACTTTCGCTGCTTATTTAGCGATTGTATTTACCCTAGGGTTAGGCTTGTGGCTAGAAGAATGGCGCTTAGGTATTGGGTATCGTTTCAGGCGGATTAACAATCGCTTAGTTGCTGTTCCTCAACCCTCGCTTCCCTTGCTGTTTTTAAGTGTGGCAGTAGTTGCCAATTTTGCTGCCTTGATTTTAACTGACTCACGCAATGGATGGGTAATTGCGATCGTTGCCTGTTTAGCTTATGCATTTTATCAAGGTTGGCGCATTCTTGTCGGGGGAGTTCTCGGTGTCGCTACTAGCGCTCTTTTGGCAGCTTTTGCTCCCTTAGCAATTGCTAACATTTTTCGTCAGTTCGTTCCGGCTTTCTTTTGGGCGCGGTTAAACGATCAAATGTATCCAGATAGACCAGTGGTCTTAATGCGAAAAACCCAATGGGAATTTGCTTGGTCTTTGACTCAGCAGCATCCTTGGACAGGTTGGGGCTTACGTAATTTCACAACACTCTACAAAGCACAAACGCAGATTGATTTGGGTCATCCCCATAACTTGTTTTTGATGTTATCTGCTGAAACAGGACTGCCGAGTACGATATTATTTTTTGGTTTACTTGGTTGGATATTTTTTGCAGGTATGCAACTGTTAGGAAAATCAAACGGTATAGCAAAAAAAGATAAATTGATATTTTTCAGTTATCTTTTGGTGTCTGTGGAGTGGTTACTATTCAACACAGTAGATGTCACTCTTTTCGATTTTCGGTTGAATACACTCTCATGGTTACTATTGTCGGCTATTTGTGGAGTAGCGTTTTATTACAACCAACCTAATAAGCTTGTAGATGCAAAAAAGTAG
- a CDS encoding YaaW family protein, protein MDEMRAALELATEEELQDLTAILFSRKFNPLDYVHTPEPIEVQSQDRRVWLDTLENRFRFLAADGITVLRGRTTQVTYRQALIQVCKYLKIPYSDQLTTVDLEAEVFLHLLGQVWKKLPEKEKQKLTEQVQRHLIKSELKQPLPLLLQRDPLGLLFKGGSALAVTSVLQPLVLQQIARQFAIHFATYQVAKQAAITGSEVATTQFQSYVAVQMARRGMTMSAARYGAVRGVFAVLGPMMWTWFFADLGWRAIATNYGRIIPTIFALAQIRLTRAECWEPA, encoded by the coding sequence TTGGATGAGATGAGGGCAGCGCTGGAGTTAGCAACCGAAGAAGAATTGCAAGATTTAACAGCAATTCTATTTAGTCGTAAGTTTAATCCCTTAGATTATGTTCATACACCAGAACCCATCGAAGTGCAAAGCCAAGACCGCAGAGTTTGGCTAGACACCCTAGAAAATCGCTTTCGATTTTTGGCGGCAGATGGCATAACGGTATTGCGAGGACGCACAACTCAAGTAACTTACCGACAAGCGTTAATTCAAGTTTGTAAATATCTGAAAATTCCTTATTCAGATCAGTTAACAACTGTTGATTTAGAAGCAGAAGTATTTTTACATTTGTTAGGACAGGTGTGGAAAAAGTTACCAGAAAAAGAAAAACAAAAATTGACCGAGCAGGTGCAACGTCATCTAATAAAATCAGAACTTAAACAACCGTTACCGCTGTTATTGCAGCGTGACCCTTTAGGATTACTGTTTAAAGGTGGTAGTGCCTTGGCTGTAACATCCGTTCTTCAGCCGCTGGTTTTACAACAAATTGCCCGTCAATTTGCCATCCATTTTGCCACTTATCAAGTAGCTAAACAAGCGGCAATTACAGGCTCAGAAGTAGCTACAACGCAATTTCAAAGCTATGTAGCCGTGCAAATGGCGCGACGGGGCATGACTATGAGTGCAGCCCGTTATGGAGCAGTCCGTGGTGTGTTTGCTGTTCTCGGCCCCATGATGTGGACTTGGTTTTTTGCCGATTTAGGATGGAGAGCGATCGCTACTAACTATGGTCGCATCATCCCCACAATTTTTGCCTTAGCGCAAATTCGTTTGACTCGTGCTGAATGTTGGGAGCCAGCTTGA
- a CDS encoding HNH endonuclease: protein MSENRVTAQQKKAVTKRAQGCCEYCKSQASFAIQAFSIEHITPISRGGKTTLDNLALSCQGCNNHKYNKIEAKDLVSGNIVSLYHPRQQLWNEHFAWNDTFTLVIGLTPIGRATVEVLQLNREGIVNLRRVLYVMGEHPPAESTE, encoded by the coding sequence ATGTCTGAAAATCGAGTCACAGCACAACAAAAAAAGGCTGTTACCAAACGCGCTCAGGGATGTTGTGAATATTGTAAAAGTCAAGCAAGTTTTGCTATTCAAGCATTTTCAATAGAACATATAACGCCCATAAGTCGAGGTGGAAAAACTACTTTGGACAACTTGGCTTTATCTTGTCAAGGTTGCAACAACCATAAGTACAACAAGATTGAAGCTAAGGATCTAGTCAGTGGTAATATTGTGTCGCTATATCATCCACGCCAACAACTATGGAATGAACATTTTGCTTGGAATGATACTTTTACTTTAGTAATTGGGTTGACTCCAATAGGACGTGCCACAGTAGAAGTACTCCAGTTGAACCGGGAAGGTATAGTTAACTTGCGTCGTGTCTTGTATGTCATGGGAGAACATCCTCCAGCTGAGTCTACTGAGTAA